One genomic segment of Arthrobacter sp. Marseille-P9274 includes these proteins:
- a CDS encoding dihydrofolate reductase gives MSAADRRLVGLLWAESSNGVIGRDGDLPWHLPEDLAHFKRTTSGHPVVMGRKTWESFPEKYRPLPGRTNIVISRRPELRREVEAAGAVAAASLDQAMAAAGESPGSEEIWIIGGGEIFRDATALATTAVVTVIDMETDGDTYAPRLGGGWTAEAREPAEGWLTSANGTRYRIERWTQSPA, from the coding sequence ATGAGCGCCGCAGACCGCAGGTTGGTGGGCCTGCTCTGGGCGGAGAGCTCCAACGGCGTCATCGGGCGCGACGGCGACCTGCCCTGGCATTTGCCCGAGGACCTGGCCCATTTCAAGCGCACGACCAGCGGCCATCCGGTGGTCATGGGCCGCAAGACCTGGGAGTCCTTCCCGGAGAAGTACCGACCGCTGCCCGGTCGGACGAACATCGTGATCAGCCGCCGCCCGGAGCTGCGCCGCGAGGTCGAGGCCGCGGGCGCCGTGGCGGCCGCATCCCTCGATCAGGCCATGGCAGCAGCAGGCGAGAGCCCCGGCAGCGAGGAAATCTGGATCATCGGCGGCGGGGAAATCTTCCGCGACGCCACCGCCCTGGCGACCACCGCCGTCGTAACCGTCATCGACATGGAGACGGACGGGGACACCTACGCCCCGCGGCTGGGCGGCGGCTGGACGGCCGAGGCCCGCGAGCCGGCCGAGGGCTGGCTGACCTCGGCCAACGGCACGCGCTACCGAATCGAGCGCTGGACGCAGTCACCGGCCTGA
- a CDS encoding MaoC family dehydratase → MTVALNELSVGQEIGTAAIDVSRADLVRYAGASGDFNPIHWNGRFAEQVGLPGVIAHGMFTMGAAVQVVTDWIGNPGAVVDYQTRFTKPVVVEDIDGPGATIEVTGVIGAVDEANSTVRVDLTVMSAGQKVLVKAQAVVRAW, encoded by the coding sequence GTGACTGTTGCCCTGAACGAGCTGTCCGTCGGCCAGGAGATCGGCACGGCTGCCATCGACGTGTCCCGGGCGGACCTGGTCCGTTACGCCGGTGCCTCCGGCGACTTCAACCCGATCCACTGGAACGGACGCTTCGCCGAGCAGGTCGGCCTGCCGGGCGTCATTGCCCACGGCATGTTCACGATGGGTGCAGCGGTGCAGGTCGTGACGGACTGGATCGGCAATCCCGGTGCCGTCGTCGACTACCAGACCCGCTTCACCAAGCCGGTGGTCGTCGAGGACATTGACGGTCCGGGCGCCACCATCGAGGTCACGGGCGTCATCGGCGCCGTCGACGAGGCCAACTCGACCGTACGGGTGGACCTGACGGTGATGTCCGCCGGCCAGAAGGTGCTGGTCAAAGCGCAGGCCGTGGTCCGTGCCTGGTAG
- a CDS encoding MDR family MFS transporter, which translates to MKNALEESTPPGEVAAAESVEPERVPPKRIAAVITALVLSALIMILNETVLTVALPNLMADLAIEATTAQWLTTGFMLTMAVVIPTTGFMLQRFTTRSLFVWALLLFIAGTALAAIAPTFAVLLIGRIVQAGGTAIILPLLMTTTLTSVPVQHRGTVMGLNSVVISVAPAIGPTLSGAIINSMSWRWVFGLMVPVAIIVFLFGIFAIKTGKETRKAPLDVPSVILSAFAFGGIVYALSSIADLLDGAWSPIVALVVGVAALVLFVNRQRALRKTESDLLDLRPFKVRNFRISVIIVMIAMATMLGTVMVMPIFMQNGMGLDTLTIGLALLPGGLIQGIISPVVGRVYDKVGPRPIVIPGALLLCGGQWLLGSVHVDTPVGMIVAFHTVFCIGMAMLMTPLMTVALGSLPREQYGHGSAIMNTLQQLAGAAGTAILIAAMTIGTTMAASSGIAGNVALVDGVRLAFTVGGVLGLVAIVFAPMVRRLKENTDH; encoded by the coding sequence ATGAAGAACGCGCTGGAAGAGAGCACTCCGCCCGGAGAGGTCGCCGCGGCCGAATCCGTTGAACCCGAGAGGGTCCCACCCAAGCGGATTGCCGCGGTGATCACCGCGCTGGTGCTGTCGGCACTGATCATGATTCTCAACGAGACGGTGCTGACCGTCGCGCTGCCAAACCTCATGGCGGACCTGGCCATCGAGGCCACCACCGCACAGTGGCTGACCACCGGCTTCATGCTCACCATGGCCGTGGTGATCCCAACCACCGGCTTCATGCTGCAGCGTTTCACGACGCGCAGCCTCTTTGTCTGGGCCCTGCTGCTGTTCATCGCCGGCACCGCGCTGGCGGCCATTGCCCCGACCTTCGCCGTGCTGTTGATCGGCCGCATCGTCCAGGCAGGCGGCACGGCCATCATCCTGCCGCTGCTGATGACCACCACCCTGACCTCCGTCCCGGTCCAGCACCGCGGCACCGTCATGGGCCTGAACTCCGTGGTCATCTCGGTAGCACCGGCCATCGGCCCCACCCTCTCCGGAGCCATCATTAACTCCATGAGCTGGCGCTGGGTCTTCGGCTTGATGGTGCCGGTTGCCATCATCGTGTTCCTCTTCGGCATCTTCGCCATCAAGACCGGCAAGGAGACCCGCAAGGCTCCCCTGGACGTCCCCTCGGTCATCCTCTCCGCCTTTGCCTTCGGCGGTATCGTCTACGCGCTGTCCTCCATCGCCGACCTGCTGGACGGCGCCTGGTCGCCGATCGTCGCGCTGGTTGTCGGCGTCGCGGCCCTGGTGCTGTTCGTCAACCGCCAGCGCGCCCTCCGCAAGACCGAGTCCGATCTGCTGGACCTGCGCCCCTTCAAGGTGCGCAACTTCCGCATCTCCGTGATCATCGTCATGATCGCGATGGCGACCATGCTCGGCACCGTCATGGTGATGCCGATCTTCATGCAGAACGGCATGGGTCTGGACACCCTGACCATCGGCCTGGCCCTGCTGCCCGGCGGCCTGATCCAGGGCATCATCTCTCCGGTTGTCGGACGCGTCTACGACAAGGTCGGCCCGCGGCCGATCGTCATCCCGGGCGCCCTCCTGCTCTGCGGCGGGCAGTGGCTGCTGGGCAGCGTCCACGTGGACACCCCGGTCGGCATGATCGTCGCCTTCCACACGGTGTTCTGCATCGGCATGGCAATGCTCATGACCCCGCTGATGACCGTCGCACTCGGCTCGCTGCCGCGTGAGCAGTACGGCCACGGCAGCGCCATCATGAACACGCTGCAGCAGCTGGCCGGCGCCGCCGGTACCGCCATCCTTATCGCGGCCATGACCATCGGGACGACCATGGCGGCCTCCAGCGGCATCGCCGGCAACGTTGCCCTGGTCGACGGCGTCCGCCTCGCCTTCACCGTAGGCGGCGTCCTCGGCCTCGTCGCCATCGTGTTCGCGCCGATGGTGCGCCGCCTCAAGGAAAACACGGACCACTAG
- the asd gene encoding aspartate-semialdehyde dehydrogenase: MTSAAASAPARSVGLIGWRGMVGSVLMQRMQDEGDFDLINPVFFSTSNAGGKAPAFAEGAGTLQDAYDIETLAKLPIIVTAQGGDYTSEVYPKLRDAGWDGLWIDAASTLRMADDAIIVLDPVNRDVIDAGLDRGVKNFVGGNCTVSAMLMGLGGLFKNGLVEWGTSMTYQAASGGGARHMRELLNQFGSLHGAVAPELADPASAILEIDRKVLAQQQDPAMDSSQFGVPLAGSVIPWIDKDLGNGQSKEEWKAGAETNKILGRASERRIPFDGLCVRIGTMRCHSQALTLKLTEDLSVEEIERIIDADNEWAKVVPNTKEATVEQLSPVKVAGTLDIPVGRIRKLEMGPEYISAFTIGDQLLWGAAEPLRRMLRIATGNL; encoded by the coding sequence ATGACTTCAGCAGCAGCTTCTGCCCCTGCCCGGTCCGTCGGCCTCATCGGCTGGCGCGGCATGGTCGGCTCCGTCCTCATGCAGCGCATGCAGGACGAGGGCGATTTCGACCTGATCAATCCTGTCTTCTTCTCCACGTCGAACGCCGGAGGCAAGGCCCCCGCGTTCGCCGAGGGTGCCGGCACCCTGCAGGATGCCTACGACATCGAGACGCTGGCCAAGCTGCCGATTATCGTGACCGCCCAGGGCGGCGACTACACCTCCGAGGTCTACCCCAAGCTGCGCGACGCGGGCTGGGACGGCCTGTGGATCGATGCGGCCTCGACCCTGCGCATGGCCGATGACGCGATCATCGTGCTTGACCCGGTCAATCGCGACGTGATCGACGCCGGCTTGGACCGCGGCGTGAAGAACTTCGTCGGCGGCAACTGCACCGTCTCCGCGATGCTGATGGGCCTCGGCGGCCTGTTCAAGAACGGCCTGGTCGAATGGGGAACCTCGATGACCTACCAGGCGGCCTCCGGCGGCGGCGCCCGGCACATGCGCGAACTGCTGAACCAGTTCGGCTCCCTGCACGGCGCGGTCGCGCCGGAGCTCGCCGACCCGGCGTCCGCCATCCTCGAGATTGACCGGAAGGTCCTCGCCCAGCAGCAGGATCCGGCCATGGACTCTTCGCAGTTCGGCGTGCCGCTGGCCGGCTCCGTGATCCCGTGGATCGACAAGGACCTGGGCAACGGCCAGTCGAAGGAGGAGTGGAAAGCCGGCGCGGAGACCAACAAGATCCTGGGCCGCGCGTCCGAACGGCGCATCCCCTTCGACGGGCTGTGCGTGCGGATCGGCACCATGCGCTGCCACTCCCAGGCGCTGACGCTGAAGCTCACCGAAGACCTGTCCGTCGAGGAAATCGAGCGGATCATCGACGCCGACAACGAGTGGGCCAAGGTCGTTCCGAACACCAAGGAAGCCACGGTGGAGCAGCTGTCGCCGGTCAAGGTGGCAGGCACCCTGGACATTCCGGTGGGGCGCATCCGCAAGCTCGAAATGGGCCCGGAGTACATCAGCGCCTTCACCATCGGCGACCAGCTCCTGTGGGGTGCCGCCGAGCCGCTGCGCCGCATGCTGCGGATCGCCACCGGCAACCTCTAG
- a CDS encoding NUDIX hydrolase produces MTDQESSPQDVSVTAAGALCWRARRGQLEVLLIHRPRYDDWSWPKGKLDAGETNPECAVREVMEEVDVTVQLGIPLPAIEYPVASGLKKVYYWAAKLEKSTPRPDGVEVDEVRWCTPAEASRMLSNPSDRDPLEALVEAHRRDELETYPFVVVRHAKARPRSSWARPEGERPLAATGQRQALAVGRLLGAWKPKRIVSSPWTRCLQTLTPYARFHNARIRTVEAITEHSAHRNPKKARAAVKGLLDKRRSTAVCTHRPVLPQVIKVLSAHASDELAAQLPSKDPYLKPGAVIVCQVSVNHPGRILSVEHYDAYDD; encoded by the coding sequence ATGACCGATCAGGAGTCCTCGCCCCAGGACGTCAGCGTGACGGCCGCCGGGGCGCTCTGCTGGCGCGCCCGGCGGGGCCAGTTGGAAGTGCTGCTCATCCACCGCCCGCGCTACGACGACTGGTCCTGGCCGAAGGGCAAGCTGGACGCGGGCGAGACCAACCCGGAATGCGCCGTCCGCGAAGTGATGGAGGAAGTCGACGTCACCGTGCAGCTGGGCATCCCGCTGCCCGCCATCGAATACCCGGTGGCCTCAGGGCTGAAGAAGGTCTATTACTGGGCCGCCAAGCTGGAGAAGAGCACGCCGCGGCCGGACGGCGTCGAGGTGGACGAGGTCCGCTGGTGCACGCCGGCCGAAGCGTCCCGGATGCTCAGCAATCCGTCGGACCGGGATCCGTTGGAGGCCCTGGTGGAAGCGCACCGGCGCGACGAGCTGGAAACGTACCCGTTCGTCGTCGTACGCCATGCCAAAGCCCGCCCGCGCTCGTCCTGGGCCCGCCCGGAAGGCGAACGCCCCCTTGCCGCCACCGGGCAGCGCCAGGCGTTGGCCGTGGGCCGGCTGCTCGGCGCCTGGAAGCCCAAGCGGATCGTCTCCAGTCCGTGGACCCGATGCCTGCAGACCCTCACGCCGTATGCCCGGTTCCACAACGCCCGGATCCGCACGGTGGAGGCCATCACGGAGCACAGCGCGCACCGGAACCCGAAGAAGGCCCGCGCCGCGGTCAAGGGGCTGCTGGATAAGCGCAGGTCCACCGCCGTCTGCACGCACCGCCCGGTGCTGCCGCAGGTAATCAAGGTGCTCAGCGCCCACGCCTCGGACGAGCTGGCCGCACAGCTGCCGTCCAAGGACCCCTACCTGAAGCCCGGCGCGGTGATCGTCTGCCAGGTCAGCGTGAACCACCCCGGCCGGATTCTCTCCGTCGAGCACTACGACGCCTACGACGACTGA
- a CDS encoding thymidylate synthase has protein sequence MTSTPPPPTDRPIPTPYEDLLRDVLANGTQKADRTGTGTRSVFGRQIRYDLAEGFPLITTKRVHFKSVALELLWFLRGDSNARWLQERGVRIWNEWADNDGELGPVYGVQWRSWPTPDGGHIDQIAELVEGLKANPDSRRHLVSAWNVAEIKNMALPPCHAFFQFYVADGKLSCQLYQRSADMFLGVPFNIASYALLTLMVAQQVGLEPGEFIWTGGDVHIYDDHLAQVNEQLSREPYSYPQLNILRKPGSIFDYEYEDFEVANYRHHATIKAAVSV, from the coding sequence GTGACGTCTACGCCCCCTCCCCCAACGGACCGGCCAATCCCCACTCCCTATGAGGACCTGCTGCGCGACGTCCTCGCCAACGGGACGCAAAAGGCCGACCGCACCGGTACCGGCACCCGCAGCGTCTTCGGCCGCCAGATCCGCTACGACCTGGCCGAGGGCTTCCCGCTGATCACCACCAAGCGCGTGCACTTCAAGTCCGTGGCGCTGGAGCTGCTCTGGTTCCTGCGCGGCGATTCCAACGCGCGGTGGCTGCAGGAGCGCGGGGTGCGCATCTGGAATGAATGGGCGGACAACGACGGCGAGCTGGGTCCCGTCTACGGCGTACAGTGGCGCTCGTGGCCCACGCCGGACGGGGGCCACATCGACCAGATCGCCGAGCTCGTCGAAGGGCTGAAGGCGAACCCGGACTCGCGCCGGCACCTCGTTTCGGCCTGGAACGTCGCCGAGATCAAGAACATGGCGCTGCCGCCGTGCCACGCCTTCTTCCAGTTCTACGTGGCGGACGGCAAGCTGTCCTGCCAGCTCTACCAGCGCAGCGCGGACATGTTCCTGGGCGTGCCGTTCAACATCGCCTCCTACGCGCTCCTGACCCTGATGGTCGCGCAGCAGGTCGGCCTCGAGCCGGGCGAGTTCATCTGGACCGGCGGCGACGTCCACATCTACGACGACCACCTGGCCCAGGTCAACGAGCAGCTCAGCCGGGAACCGTATTCGTACCCGCAGCTGAACATCCTGCGCAAGCCCGGGAGCATCTTCGACTACGAGTACGAGGACTTCGAGGTGGCCAACTACCGGCACCACGCGACCATCAAGGCGGCGGTGTCCGTATGA
- a CDS encoding type 1 glutamine amidotransferase domain-containing protein, with protein MAEQSISGKKIAFLLTDGFEQVELTSPWQAVKDAGAEPVLVAPKAGELQGFKGVDKADKFPVDVAADAANAADYDALVIPGGVVNADHLRVEKAAVDFTRAFFESGKPVASICHGPWILIEAGVTGGRKLTSYHTLATDLKNAGATWVDEEVVVDQGLVTSRNPGDLEAFNAKLIEEVAEGKHGGQTA; from the coding sequence ATGGCTGAACAGAGCATTTCCGGAAAGAAGATCGCCTTCCTGCTAACGGACGGCTTTGAGCAGGTCGAACTCACCAGCCCGTGGCAGGCGGTCAAGGACGCCGGTGCGGAACCGGTGCTGGTCGCCCCGAAGGCGGGCGAACTGCAGGGCTTCAAGGGCGTGGACAAGGCGGACAAGTTCCCCGTTGACGTGGCCGCCGACGCTGCCAACGCAGCCGACTACGATGCGCTCGTCATTCCCGGCGGCGTCGTCAACGCCGACCACTTGCGGGTCGAGAAGGCCGCCGTGGACTTCACCCGGGCCTTCTTTGAGAGCGGTAAGCCCGTGGCCTCGATCTGCCACGGTCCGTGGATCCTGATCGAAGCCGGCGTTACCGGCGGGCGGAAGCTGACCTCGTACCACACGCTCGCCACCGACCTGAAGAACGCCGGCGCGACGTGGGTGGACGAGGAAGTCGTCGTGGACCAGGGCCTCGTGACGAGCCGCAACCCGGGCGACCTGGAGGCGTTCAACGCCAAGCTCATCGAGGAAGTCGCCGAGGGCAAGCACGGCGGGCAAACCGCCTGA
- a CDS encoding UDP-N-acetylmuramate dehydrogenase, with protein sequence MPGSSEAAAGVQLAPLTTVRVGGPAAKYIEAASEEAVIAEVRSADEHGEDLLIIGGGSNLVISDDGYPGTVLRIANSGYSISEDGAAGGTVLLDVEAGQQWDELVEATVGQGLAGLEALSGIPGLTGATPVQNVGAYGAEVAHSLENVRAWDRQEARVRTFTNGELGFGYRDSLLKQTTLNGSPRYVVLAVRFRLRRDALGAPVRYAELARALGVEVGEQAPAADIRREVLRLRASKGMVLDPADRDTFSTGSFFTNPIVPPAGAEHLPSDAPRWPAGEQVKLSAAWLIDRSGFGKGFGLAGTANGAVDGFTVAGGRAALSTKHTLAITNRGNAEAADILAIGRTVRDGVESTFGIRLHPEPLLIGCSL encoded by the coding sequence GTGCCTGGTAGCAGCGAAGCCGCAGCCGGCGTGCAGCTGGCCCCGTTGACTACCGTCCGGGTGGGAGGCCCGGCGGCGAAATACATTGAGGCGGCTTCTGAAGAGGCCGTCATTGCCGAGGTCCGGTCCGCCGACGAGCACGGCGAGGACCTGCTGATCATCGGCGGCGGCTCCAACCTGGTGATTTCCGACGACGGGTATCCGGGGACGGTCCTGCGGATCGCGAATTCGGGCTACTCAATTTCCGAGGACGGTGCCGCGGGCGGGACCGTCCTGCTCGACGTCGAGGCGGGCCAGCAGTGGGACGAGCTCGTCGAGGCCACTGTCGGGCAGGGGCTGGCCGGGCTGGAGGCGCTCTCCGGGATCCCGGGGCTGACCGGCGCGACCCCGGTCCAGAACGTGGGGGCCTACGGAGCCGAGGTGGCCCACTCGCTGGAGAACGTCCGGGCCTGGGACCGCCAGGAGGCCCGGGTACGAACCTTCACCAACGGCGAGCTTGGCTTCGGCTACCGCGATTCGCTGCTCAAGCAGACCACCCTGAACGGCTCGCCGCGCTATGTTGTGCTGGCCGTGCGGTTCCGGCTGCGCCGCGACGCGCTGGGTGCTCCGGTGCGCTACGCCGAGCTGGCCCGGGCTCTGGGCGTCGAGGTGGGAGAGCAGGCGCCCGCCGCCGACATCCGCCGCGAAGTCCTCCGGCTCCGGGCATCGAAGGGCATGGTGCTGGACCCCGCCGACCGCGACACGTTCAGCACCGGCTCCTTCTTCACGAACCCCATCGTCCCGCCGGCTGGGGCCGAACACCTGCCGTCCGACGCGCCGCGCTGGCCCGCGGGGGAGCAAGTGAAGCTCAGCGCCGCATGGCTGATCGATCGGTCCGGTTTCGGCAAGGGCTTCGGCCTGGCAGGAACCGCCAACGGCGCCGTCGACGGCTTTACGGTGGCCGGCGGACGGGCCGCACTGTCCACCAAGCACACGCTGGCAATCACCAACCGCGGAAACGCCGAAGCCGCCGACATCCTCGCCATCGGACGGACCGTCCGCGACGGCGTTGAAAGCACCTTCGGTATCAGGCTGCACCCGGAACCGCTGCTGATCGGCTGCTCGCTCTAA
- a CDS encoding MarR family winged helix-turn-helix transcriptional regulator encodes MENNKPGTLLEGAVDLRQLAVALIDISSDVRRKSHEDAGVPLLPNGMVDIMRVIEAHPGITVAEVAARLNRQFSNVSTQLRELVARGLVTRIRDAADKRYVTLHPTPESQRIRTLLETMWADTLGAAAGKLRPEEKEQIAASLPALQRLAALIGEPD; translated from the coding sequence ATGGAAAACAATAAGCCAGGCACGCTGCTGGAGGGCGCCGTGGACCTCCGTCAGCTTGCCGTGGCCTTGATCGACATCTCCTCGGACGTACGCCGGAAATCCCATGAAGATGCCGGCGTTCCGCTGCTGCCCAACGGAATGGTGGACATCATGCGCGTCATCGAGGCCCACCCCGGCATCACTGTGGCCGAAGTCGCCGCCCGGCTAAACCGCCAGTTCAGCAACGTCAGCACGCAGCTTCGGGAACTCGTCGCCCGCGGCCTGGTGACCCGGATCCGCGATGCCGCGGACAAGCGCTACGTCACGCTGCACCCCACTCCGGAATCGCAACGCATCAGGACCCTGCTGGAAACGATGTGGGCCGACACCTTGGGAGCGGCTGCCGGCAAGCTGCGCCCTGAGGAGAAGGAGCAGATCGCCGCCAGCCTGCCGGCCCTGCAACGGCTGGCCGCGCTCATCGGAGAACCGGATTAA
- a CDS encoding MaoC family dehydratase N-terminal domain-containing protein: MTEQKGVNPELAGRVYPAGDAYSVGREKIREFARAVKATHPAHYDVEAARELGYKDLVAPPTFAIIVAQRADAQLIEDPEAGIDFSRVVHADQRFVHHRPIVAGDELVAELHVDQVRSMGGGAMITTRAEISTAEGEGIATTTSSILVRGEGQ; encoded by the coding sequence ATGACAGAGCAGAAGGGGGTCAACCCCGAGCTCGCCGGCCGCGTCTATCCCGCCGGCGATGCCTACAGCGTTGGCCGCGAGAAGATCCGCGAGTTCGCCCGCGCGGTCAAAGCGACACATCCGGCCCACTACGACGTCGAAGCGGCCCGTGAGCTCGGCTACAAGGACCTGGTGGCACCGCCGACCTTCGCCATCATCGTGGCGCAGCGCGCGGACGCCCAGCTGATCGAGGACCCCGAGGCCGGGATCGATTTCTCCCGCGTGGTCCACGCAGACCAGCGATTCGTGCACCACCGGCCCATTGTCGCCGGCGACGAGCTCGTGGCCGAACTCCACGTGGACCAGGTGCGGTCCATGGGCGGCGGTGCGATGATCACCACCCGGGCGGAGATCAGCACCGCGGAGGGCGAGGGGATCGCCACCACGACGTCGTCCATCCTGGTGAGAGGGGAAGGCCAGTGA
- a CDS encoding ferritin, whose amino-acid sequence MDMSTFNELLSEQIGHEFAASQQYVAIAVWFDNEDLPQLARHFYRQSIEERNHAMMLVQYMLDRDLRISIPGVPAVRNDFADVVDPIRLALEQERTVTRQIEALFAAARAETDALGEQFMLWFLKEQVEEVASMSTLLAIAERADNLFDIENFMARESVGDDGRDYGAPAAAGGSL is encoded by the coding sequence CTGGATATGAGCACATTCAACGAACTTCTCTCGGAACAGATCGGCCACGAGTTTGCCGCCTCCCAGCAGTACGTCGCCATCGCCGTCTGGTTCGACAACGAGGACCTGCCCCAGCTGGCCAGGCATTTCTACCGGCAGTCCATCGAAGAGCGCAACCATGCCATGATGCTCGTGCAGTACATGCTGGACCGGGACCTGAGGATCAGCATCCCCGGAGTCCCCGCGGTGCGCAACGACTTCGCCGACGTCGTGGATCCGATCCGGCTGGCGCTGGAACAGGAGAGGACCGTCACCCGGCAGATCGAGGCCCTCTTTGCCGCGGCCCGCGCCGAGACGGACGCCTTGGGCGAGCAGTTCATGCTCTGGTTCCTCAAGGAGCAGGTCGAGGAGGTCGCCTCCATGTCCACGCTGCTGGCCATCGCCGAGCGCGCGGACAACCTCTTCGACATCGAGAACTTCATGGCCCGCGAGTCCGTGGGCGACGACGGACGCGACTACGGTGCCCCCGCAGCCGCCGGCGGCTCCCTCTAG